A genomic segment from Polyangium mundeleinium encodes:
- a CDS encoding phage tail protein translates to MTTKAPFLRPPMYAFRFELAFDPEPFKRPKGETVGSFAECTGLEATMEPKVIKAGGNNYGGKQLAGPVTFATVVLRRGISRGGQLFKWFHRVASGDYGHRCGVTITVFPPDGDSEPLLWKLSRAMPVKFKAADLNARATEVGIEELHLVHEGLTLELGKGGSK, encoded by the coding sequence GTGACGACGAAAGCGCCGTTCTTGCGACCGCCGATGTACGCGTTCCGGTTCGAGCTCGCGTTCGATCCGGAGCCGTTCAAGCGGCCGAAAGGCGAGACCGTCGGCTCGTTCGCGGAGTGCACCGGGCTCGAGGCCACGATGGAGCCGAAGGTGATCAAGGCGGGCGGGAACAATTATGGCGGAAAGCAGCTCGCCGGCCCCGTCACGTTCGCCACGGTGGTGCTCCGGCGCGGCATCTCGCGCGGCGGGCAGCTCTTCAAATGGTTTCACCGCGTGGCGAGCGGCGATTACGGTCATCGGTGCGGCGTGACGATCACCGTCTTCCCGCCCGACGGGGACAGCGAGCCGCTCCTCTGGAAGCTCTCGCGCGCCATGCCGGTGAAATTCAAGGCCGCCGATCTGAATGCGAGGGCCACCGAGGTGGGCATCGAGGAGCTGCACCTCGTCCACGAGGGGCTCACGCTCGAGCTCGGCAAGGGAGGCAGCAAGTGA
- a CDS encoding phage tail sheath protein: protein MDVALFVGFAERRADVPVAASIKRWLEEAGWTRGPYKRDDEENPTLVDVPVPIDRWETFDRHFAWDRRDGLSAPRAGTYLGAAVRSFFAQGGRACYVVALAPPKWSEGSQSDRLTHLAELLPGVGVSFDASPVDRALWRGAAHVLGLPDVSLLCLPDLAALCAADVAPPAPPVVPSGAPEVFVECSTPSTSSTFTMSPPAAGVPRCNALGYDAWATFVARAGAMLARHAREVEFVAALPIPLRDEDTALAEEDLHAFLLTSGGEGGAWSLLPRLESSFVQIVYPWVKTPASALLPGGVESPDAVLAGVLARNAIARGTFRSAMGAELADVFQIFPLLERSAIASRPRASMLGPVTKGGHTKRALDVPLVDRISLLGTTPSGLRLLSDVTTSPDEAYRQGGLQRLVSVLTRALRDVGAAIVFEPANTQTHARIVRRIEGIVTRLWELGALRGAAPEEAFSVRCDDTTTTQADVDAGRLVAEIEFLPAHAIERIRVTLTLREDGAASLGRREAP from the coding sequence ATGGATGTGGCCCTCTTCGTGGGGTTCGCCGAGCGCCGCGCCGATGTGCCCGTCGCGGCCTCGATCAAGCGTTGGCTCGAGGAGGCCGGTTGGACGCGCGGGCCTTACAAGCGAGACGACGAGGAGAATCCCACGCTCGTCGACGTGCCGGTGCCGATCGATCGATGGGAGACCTTCGATCGGCATTTCGCGTGGGATCGTCGCGACGGACTCTCGGCGCCGCGTGCCGGGACGTACCTCGGCGCCGCCGTCCGCTCGTTCTTCGCGCAAGGGGGGCGGGCGTGTTACGTCGTCGCGCTCGCCCCACCGAAATGGTCCGAGGGGAGCCAGAGTGACCGTTTGACGCACCTCGCGGAGCTGCTCCCCGGCGTGGGCGTGTCATTCGACGCGTCTCCCGTCGATCGGGCGCTCTGGAGGGGCGCGGCGCACGTGCTCGGTTTGCCCGACGTCTCGCTGCTCTGCTTGCCCGACCTCGCGGCGCTCTGCGCGGCCGACGTCGCTCCCCCGGCGCCGCCGGTGGTGCCTTCGGGCGCGCCCGAGGTCTTCGTGGAATGCTCGACGCCGTCGACGTCTTCGACCTTCACCATGTCGCCGCCCGCCGCGGGCGTGCCTCGCTGCAATGCATTGGGGTACGACGCGTGGGCCACGTTCGTCGCGCGCGCGGGGGCGATGCTGGCGCGCCACGCGCGCGAGGTCGAGTTCGTCGCGGCGCTGCCCATTCCGCTCCGCGACGAGGATACCGCGCTCGCCGAGGAGGACCTGCACGCGTTTTTGCTCACGTCCGGCGGCGAGGGCGGCGCGTGGTCGCTCCTTCCTCGGCTCGAGAGCTCGTTCGTTCAAATCGTGTATCCGTGGGTGAAGACGCCGGCGTCGGCGCTCTTGCCCGGCGGCGTCGAGAGCCCCGACGCCGTGCTCGCGGGCGTGCTCGCGCGGAATGCCATCGCGCGCGGCACGTTCCGCAGCGCGATGGGCGCGGAGCTCGCCGACGTATTCCAAATTTTCCCATTGCTCGAGCGCAGCGCGATCGCGTCGCGGCCGCGGGCTTCGATGCTCGGGCCGGTGACGAAGGGCGGGCACACGAAGCGCGCGCTCGACGTGCCGCTCGTCGACCGCATTTCGCTCCTCGGCACGACGCCTTCGGGCCTGCGGCTGCTCTCGGACGTCACGACCTCGCCGGACGAGGCATATCGTCAGGGCGGGCTGCAGAGGCTCGTCTCGGTGCTCACGCGCGCCTTGCGCGACGTCGGTGCCGCCATCGTGTTCGAGCCGGCCAATACGCAGACACACGCGCGCATCGTGCGGCGCATCGAGGGGATCGTCACGCGGCTCTGGGAGCTCGGCGCGCTCCGCGGCGCGGCGCCGGAGGAGGCGTTTTCCGTGCGCTGCGACGATACCACGACGACGCAGGCCGACGTCGACGCGGGGCGCCTCGTGGCCGAGATCGAGTTTTTGCCGGCGCACGCGATCGAGCGCATTCGCGTGACATTGACGCTGCGCGAGGACGGCGCCGCGTCGCTCGGGAGGAGGGAGGCGCCGTGA
- a CDS encoding phage tail protein: MSTSKRPPYGAFNFTVSIDGSDAFGGFSDVSGLNTEFTMAEYREGSDPDNHVRKVPGIYKTGDVTLKRGIVDSRAFWDWIADIRKRGPLGRKEVLITLLDEARKPVQAWKLLNVTPMKYTGPTLAAKGGGDVAMEEIVLSAEDIQMGFPDVT; this comes from the coding sequence ATGAGCACGAGCAAGCGACCGCCCTACGGGGCATTCAATTTCACGGTCTCAATCGACGGGAGCGACGCGTTCGGCGGGTTCTCGGACGTCTCCGGGCTCAACACTGAGTTCACGATGGCCGAGTACCGCGAGGGCAGCGACCCGGACAACCACGTCCGCAAGGTGCCCGGCATCTACAAGACGGGCGACGTCACGCTCAAGCGCGGCATCGTCGATTCCAGGGCGTTCTGGGACTGGATCGCCGACATCCGCAAGCGCGGGCCGCTCGGCCGCAAGGAGGTGCTCATCACGCTGCTCGACGAGGCGCGCAAGCCCGTCCAGGCGTGGAAGCTCCTCAACGTGACCCCCATGAAATACACGGGGCCGACGCTCGCGGCGAAGGGCGGCGGCGACGTGGCCATGGAGGAGATCGTCCTCTCGGCCGAGGACATTCAAATGGGCTTCCCTGACGTCACCTGA
- a CDS encoding phage tail sheath family protein, translated as MPEYLAPAVYVEETSFRSKSIEGVSTSTTGFAGPARKGPVGEPELVTSFADFARLFGGLADLDLGQGVDPLNYLAHAVRAYFNEGGGRLYVARVFGGDPETDGIASLTFAVGGHNVTLAARFPGSTGNGKFVFRGVRTPAADAALAGASEGTIAVVTANASPAAAKADTALGPTFDLKNLTTLALIAEANNVATPKTITFKGKSAEVTSDTVGTPGNVTIANGEALVVEIGDLEQTIPLTTGTSLEAIAIEINKSLRGGYAFVSGATLVLGTDAAGTGARIEVKSSPATIAFTTPLKDNANDTANNNVPDIHAVGVSDIQARINAENLAVKVFIDKDGKLTFATTATGSKAKITVEGTGTANAALGFDTQANTVGEGDGSATDLFFKKLANGNWADADGNTSTAAQLLAQGDVSLLSLSLTTIDADGDETTYENLAVDKAHPRFIGNVLPPDAKSRADHLGRLFSVTVSTNVDTFDLLTALLANSGVRQLAGGDDGGEPVTASYAKGFAALGGVEDISIIAAPGSSAYTDAHGIRTELIAAAETRRAYRIAVVDPPKGLTISEVQTLRAKHDSTRAALYYPWVVVPNPLARPGSTDPRELVLPPSGFVCGIYARSDVERGVWKAPANEVVRSALRFDTDVNFAEQEVLNPIGINCLRYLSGRGYRVWGARTMSSDPEWKYVNVRRYFNYIERSIDVGTQWAVFEPNGERLWANVRETIGSFLYNEWRSGALLGADAKQAYFVRCDRSTMTQNDLDNGRLICLVGVAVVKPAEFVIFRIGQKTADAGN; from the coding sequence GTGCCTGAATACCTCGCGCCTGCAGTATACGTGGAAGAGACGAGCTTCCGCTCCAAATCCATCGAAGGGGTGAGCACCAGCACCACTGGCTTCGCTGGGCCCGCGCGCAAGGGCCCGGTCGGCGAGCCCGAGCTCGTCACGAGCTTCGCCGATTTCGCGCGGCTCTTCGGCGGGCTCGCCGATCTCGATCTCGGCCAGGGCGTCGATCCCCTGAATTACCTCGCGCACGCCGTGCGCGCCTATTTCAACGAGGGAGGCGGTAGGCTCTACGTCGCCCGTGTCTTCGGCGGTGATCCGGAGACGGACGGGATCGCGAGCCTCACCTTCGCGGTGGGGGGTCACAACGTGACGCTCGCGGCCCGCTTCCCCGGCAGCACGGGCAATGGCAAGTTCGTCTTCCGCGGCGTGAGGACGCCGGCCGCCGATGCGGCGCTCGCCGGCGCCTCCGAGGGGACGATCGCGGTCGTCACCGCGAACGCGTCGCCCGCGGCCGCGAAGGCCGACACGGCGCTCGGACCGACGTTCGACTTGAAGAACCTCACCACCCTCGCGCTCATCGCCGAGGCGAACAACGTCGCCACGCCGAAGACCATCACGTTCAAGGGCAAATCGGCCGAGGTCACGTCGGATACGGTGGGCACGCCCGGGAACGTGACGATCGCCAATGGTGAGGCGCTCGTCGTCGAGATCGGCGATCTTGAGCAGACGATCCCCCTCACGACCGGCACCTCGCTCGAGGCGATCGCCATCGAGATCAACAAGAGCCTGCGCGGCGGGTATGCGTTCGTGTCCGGCGCGACGCTCGTCCTCGGCACGGACGCGGCGGGTACGGGCGCTCGGATCGAGGTGAAATCGTCTCCCGCGACGATCGCGTTCACCACGCCGCTCAAGGACAATGCGAACGACACGGCGAACAACAACGTCCCCGACATCCATGCGGTCGGGGTGAGCGACATCCAGGCCCGCATCAATGCGGAGAACCTCGCCGTCAAGGTGTTCATCGACAAGGACGGCAAACTCACGTTCGCCACGACGGCGACCGGCTCGAAGGCAAAGATCACGGTGGAGGGGACGGGGACCGCGAACGCCGCGCTCGGCTTCGACACCCAGGCCAACACGGTGGGCGAGGGCGACGGCAGCGCGACCGATCTGTTCTTCAAGAAGCTCGCGAATGGAAACTGGGCGGACGCGGACGGCAATACGAGCACGGCCGCGCAGCTGCTCGCGCAGGGGGATGTGTCCCTCTTGTCGCTCTCGCTCACGACGATCGACGCCGACGGCGACGAGACGACGTACGAAAACCTCGCGGTCGACAAGGCGCACCCGCGCTTCATCGGCAACGTCCTCCCACCGGACGCGAAGAGCCGCGCGGATCACCTCGGGCGCCTCTTCTCGGTGACGGTCTCGACGAACGTCGATACGTTCGATCTCTTGACGGCGCTGCTCGCGAACAGCGGCGTACGGCAGCTCGCGGGCGGAGACGACGGCGGCGAGCCCGTCACGGCGAGCTACGCGAAGGGCTTCGCGGCGCTCGGCGGCGTCGAGGACATCTCGATCATCGCGGCCCCTGGCTCGTCGGCGTACACGGACGCGCACGGCATTCGGACCGAGCTCATCGCCGCGGCGGAGACGAGGCGCGCCTACCGGATCGCGGTCGTCGATCCGCCGAAGGGCCTCACGATTTCGGAGGTCCAGACGCTCCGCGCGAAGCACGACTCGACGCGCGCGGCGCTTTATTACCCCTGGGTCGTCGTGCCGAACCCGCTCGCGAGGCCCGGCAGCACGGACCCGCGCGAGCTCGTGCTCCCCCCGTCCGGCTTCGTTTGCGGCATCTATGCCCGCAGCGACGTCGAGCGAGGCGTGTGGAAGGCGCCCGCGAACGAGGTCGTCCGGAGCGCGCTCCGCTTCGACACCGACGTGAACTTCGCGGAGCAGGAGGTCTTGAACCCGATCGGGATCAATTGCCTGCGTTACCTCTCCGGCCGCGGATACCGCGTCTGGGGCGCGCGCACGATGAGCTCGGATCCCGAGTGGAAATACGTCAACGTGCGCCGCTACTTCAACTACATCGAGCGCTCGATCGACGTCGGGACGCAATGGGCCGTCTTCGAGCCGAACGGCGAGCGGCTCTGGGCGAACGTACGCGAGACGATCGGCAGCTTCCTCTACAACGAGTGGCGCTCGGGCGCGCTGCTCGGCGCGGACGCGAAGCAGGCCTATTTCGTCCGCTGCGATCGCAGCACGATGACGCAGAACGACCTCGACAATGGCAGGCTCATCTGCCTCGTCGGCGTGGCCGTCGTCAAGCCCGCCGAGTTCGTCATCTTCCGGATCGGCCAGAAGACCGCCGACGCGGGCAACTGA
- a CDS encoding DUF4255 domain-containing protein: MASFYAIHSVADSLASYLRYAYQADQAKPEHSSLLRSCDFAVLSSGEMGDVGEGEDAPVKPRVSLYMYRATVNEHLRNQPLGARPSDAPPPLALDLHFLLTVWSDKVEDELRIMGWTMLKLHTHQILGASDLTEEGKFGPDEVIHVIPAELSNEDLMRIWDAIRRPYCLSASYIARVVRLEDLGTYDPAKPVLARRFEVQGKGGGS; encoded by the coding sequence GTGGCGAGCTTTTATGCCATTCATTCCGTCGCCGATTCGCTGGCGTCGTACCTGAGGTACGCGTATCAGGCGGATCAGGCGAAGCCCGAGCACTCGTCGCTCCTGCGGAGCTGCGATTTCGCCGTCCTGTCGAGCGGTGAAATGGGCGATGTGGGCGAAGGCGAAGACGCGCCGGTCAAGCCGCGGGTGTCGCTCTACATGTACCGAGCGACGGTCAACGAGCACCTCAGAAATCAGCCGCTCGGAGCGAGGCCCTCCGACGCGCCGCCCCCGCTCGCGCTCGATCTGCATTTCTTGCTCACGGTGTGGTCAGACAAGGTCGAGGACGAGCTCAGGATCATGGGGTGGACGATGTTGAAGCTGCACACCCACCAGATCCTCGGCGCCTCCGATCTCACGGAGGAAGGCAAATTCGGGCCGGACGAGGTCATCCACGTGATCCCCGCCGAGCTCTCGAACGAAGATCTGATGCGCATCTGGGACGCGATCCGGCGCCCCTACTGCCTCAGCGCCTCGTACATCGCGCGCGTCGTGCGCCTCGAGGATCTCGGAACGTACGATCCGGCCAAACCCGTCCTCGCGCGGCGCTTCGAGGTCCAGGGCAAGGGAGGTGGCTCGTGA
- a CDS encoding tyrosine-type recombinase/integrase codes for MLGKLFNVAKEWRKVASVSCIGFLPTAEPEFVFLDFEEATRLVEAAEADFHPMILLGLRTGLRQGELLELRWTDVNLVKGLLRVRRSIRKGKSSTPKDGKGRDVPVSDEARTALRALPSRFAGGLVFPGARRPGPRGSVRARFGHDRSENSEVARQI; via the coding sequence GTGCTGGGCAAGCTGTTCAATGTGGCGAAGGAATGGCGCAAGGTCGCGTCCGTTTCTTGCATTGGCTTTCTCCCGACGGCGGAGCCGGAGTTCGTTTTCCTCGATTTCGAGGAGGCCACGCGCCTCGTCGAGGCCGCGGAGGCGGACTTCCACCCGATGATTCTGCTCGGCCTCCGGACCGGGCTGCGTCAGGGAGAGTTGCTCGAGCTCCGGTGGACCGACGTGAATCTCGTGAAGGGCCTGCTCCGGGTTCGGCGATCGATTCGGAAAGGAAAGAGCTCGACCCCGAAGGATGGCAAGGGCCGCGACGTGCCGGTCTCCGACGAGGCGCGCACGGCGCTCCGGGCGCTTCCTTCACGTTTTGCCGGAGGGCTCGTTTTTCCCGGAGCTCGACGGCCCGGTCCGAGAGGATCGGTCCGGGCAAGATTTGGACACGATCGGAGTGAGAACAGCGAAGTAGCGCGGCAAATTTGA
- a CDS encoding alpha/beta fold hydrolase gives MLDETMTLADGRKQAFDIYGDPAGAPLFIFHGLPSCRKIGVPFHDVAVERRVAVVCPERPGVGLSDYQPRRRIVDYPKDIAALADHLGWKRFTVLGISGGGPYAAAVAHNLPDRVIRAGIASGIGELSNVSAFAEMIPANRLPLRILHSSHVVSYALAVVSELVYTTRLADSFFHRMAATMPPGDAKILADGPFMEFLKEEIRESFRQGPRGFATEQLLVVLPWQFLLEDVRVPVIFWHGDQDHNAPYSLAQKMARAVPGGRLIVWSGGGHLASIEHVPEILDELFPVPARA, from the coding sequence ATGCTCGACGAGACCATGACACTCGCGGATGGACGCAAGCAAGCATTCGACATCTATGGCGATCCTGCGGGCGCCCCATTATTTATTTTTCACGGACTGCCAAGCTGCCGGAAGATTGGCGTCCCATTTCACGACGTCGCGGTCGAAAGACGCGTGGCTGTCGTCTGTCCGGAGCGGCCCGGCGTCGGACTCTCGGATTACCAGCCGAGGAGGCGCATCGTCGATTATCCGAAGGACATTGCGGCGCTCGCCGACCATCTCGGCTGGAAGCGCTTCACGGTCCTCGGGATCTCCGGCGGTGGGCCCTATGCTGCCGCAGTGGCGCACAACCTTCCAGACCGCGTAATCCGGGCCGGAATCGCGAGTGGTATCGGTGAGCTGTCGAATGTATCGGCGTTCGCCGAGATGATACCCGCCAATCGCTTGCCGCTTCGGATCTTGCACAGCTCGCACGTCGTCAGCTACGCGCTTGCCGTGGTCTCGGAGCTCGTTTACACCACGCGACTGGCAGACTCATTTTTCCATCGCATGGCTGCGACGATGCCGCCCGGCGACGCGAAGATACTTGCGGATGGCCCCTTCATGGAATTCTTGAAGGAAGAGATCCGCGAATCCTTCCGTCAAGGCCCCCGCGGATTCGCCACGGAGCAGCTCCTCGTCGTCCTGCCATGGCAGTTTCTTCTGGAGGACGTTCGTGTTCCCGTCATCTTCTGGCACGGAGACCAGGATCATAACGCCCCCTACTCGCTCGCGCAGAAAATGGCGCGCGCCGTGCCTGGGGGGCGCCTCATTGTCTGGTCCGGCGGTGGTCACCTCGCCAGCATCGAGCATGTCCCAGAAATCCTGGACGAGCTCTTCCCTGTTCCGGCACGGGCCTGA